GGTTCTGTGAGGCGAGTTCAAGAGGGTGAAATTGTTGAGGAGCCTAATCAAGCTGTGGTAGTTGATGAACCAATCTATGTTGCTGTGTCAAAAGAAGTGAAAGAGAGCAAGCTGAATCTGATATGGGCGATTCAGAACTCTGGAGGAAGGAGGATTTGCATACTTCATGTTCATGTTCCTGCAACCAAGATCCCTTTGAGTAAGTTTGTATACTTGTCTATATGGATTCGATGTTTGGTTCCTTAATTGTCTGAAATTTTTCAAGTCAATGGTTGGTATGTGTTGCTTTGATGATTTTCAAACTAGATTTCGGAAATATAGTTAAAGTTCTGTTTGTTGGATTTTGTTTGAATTTTGTCGGAAATTTACTTGACAATTTTTGTTTGGTGTTATTCGGCTGTGTTGGTCAAAATGATCATATGATGTTTTCTCTCATCAAAAAAGGAATTGATTTTAAGAACCAAATTTAGCTTGATATTTGGTCAATCTTTCATACAATTTGTTTTTTTCAATTTGCTGATGATGGTCTGTAATTGTAATCTTCTTGTTAAGTGGGTGCTATGTTCCCTGCAAGTTCACTGAAAGAGCAGGAGGTTCGAGCATACCGGGATATTGAAAGGCAAACCATGCATAAGACTCTTGATGAGTATCTTCGTATATGTCAACGGATGGGGGTAAATTTACGCTGTAATTCTATGTGTATATCTAttagtttcaaattttatttgattttacattagttgcttTCTGATACAGGTGCAGGCGGAGAAAGTGCATATTGAAATGGACAACATTGAAAAAGGAATTGTAGAACTTGTCTCCGAACGTGGCATCCAAAGGCTTGTCATGGGAGCGGCATCGGACCGATCCCATTCTAGGTAAGAAGCCACTAGCCAGATAGCACCACCCTCCCCTTCTGTAAGAGAATCTTTCTTTGCCGTGTGGAATCGTAGTCCGATCCCTATTAGTTTTGATGAAGtcagaaaaattgaaaatagGAGATGAAATCAGAAAAcaactgttttcactttttcattCCTGAAATTCTGAAAGTGAAACAGAAAGCTCACACATTTCCACTAAGTTCAGCTTCATGACATTTCAGGAGAATGATGGACTTGAAATCTAAGAAAGCCATCTTTGTATGTGAGCAAGCTCCGGCATTTTGTCGGATACAGTTTATCTGCAAAGGGCACCTTATACACACAAGGTATAAGAAGCATTCTAAAATATTGATGCACTCTGATCTAAACACAATATAGTTTCACATGAAAGATAAATTCAATACAGAAAGAGAGTTTGTAAATTCCTGTGAATACTAgtatatttaataatttcaaaaagcTTTTTATCTTGATTTACTTCCTTTCAATATTGGGTACTGATTTAAGTATGACATCAACACAGGGATTTGGTACAACAAGTTCCAAACTCTGAAGCTGAACATCCAGTACTCCCGAGATCTCAATCTGTTATTACTCCGGGCCAAAATCAAACTAGTCATCGTCGGGAGTTATTTCGCAAAGTAAGGTCTGCCAATGATGGTGCTGTAGGGGGCATTATGCATGATTCTTCTCCAGATAACTTTGAAGGGTTCTCAACTCCACCAAATAGGTTAGGTACTGATTTAAGTTCTGATGAGTCAGATAGGCTGTCAAGGACAAGGAGTCCTTCAGCTTTGTCAGTGTGCTCCGATAGTGGTGCTGTTGACCCAATGTTGAGCCCAAATTCGGTTAGTGAGATTGCCGAGAACGTAGCAGAGTTGACTTTGAGCCATGCAATCAAAGAGGATCTTCATTCTTCTCCTCCTAGTGTACTGGTAAACCAATATTCTTTTCTCATTCAGTTAGTGTCTATTTATGCATTGTAGCATGAGTACGTTTATCTTTTAACATGTTGGAAGTGATGAGAAGCAACTTTTACTTTCGAATCGATAGCATCTGAACACCGGAAGGTTTATGCTGATGCTTAGAATGATGTGATTGAACTCTAGCAGGATGGAGGAATGAATGATACTATATATGATCAACTTGAATTGGCTATGGCTGAGGCCGAGAGAGCCACACGAAACGCATATCAAGAAACATATAGGCGTGGGAAAGCTGAAAAGGAGGCCATTGAAGCTATGCGAAAGGTAGCTATCCTGTTTTTAATTGCTTCAAGACTTCTCCAAGACTATTCTATTCTCATCATGTTTCAAATATATTTGCTTATTTTGTATTCATTGGTTGTATCTAGTTTTGTAGTTTCTATATTCTTCTTAGCAGTAAAgcatttctaaattctaataccAAAGAAGTATAATAAGAAAGTGGAGATTTATAACTCATTCATGACCAATGCtaaataatatcatttgaatggaTGAGCATAATTTTGTGTTGTATTATCATGCCCCAAATTTGCAACTTGGTTCGTTCTCTAACCCGTCTCATTGCGTGAACTGCCCCATTGACAGGCTAAAATCTCTGAAAGTTTATATGTAGAAGAGTTGAATCTGAGGAAAAGGGCAGAGGAAGaactacaaaaagaaaaagaacaacttCAAAATATGAAGATCCAGAGAGACAAAGTTAAGGAAGAACTCCAACTTGCACTGGATCAGAAGTCATCACTGGAGAGCCAAATTGCATCATCCGAACTTATGATAAAGGAGTATGAGCAGAAGATCATTTCTGCCGTGGATCTGTTACAAAGCTACAAGAACGAACGGGATGAGTTGCAGGTACAGCGCGATGAAGTGCTGAGAGAGGCCACGGAGTTGAGGA
The sequence above is drawn from the Arachis hypogaea cultivar Tifrunner chromosome 4, arahy.Tifrunner.gnm2.J5K5, whole genome shotgun sequence genome and encodes:
- the LOC112797465 gene encoding U-box domain-containing protein 33 isoform X2 encodes the protein MAVVSPVPATTQRMGSVRRVQEGEIVEEPNQAVVVDEPIYVAVSKEVKESKLNLIWAIQNSGGRRICILHVHVPATKIPLMGAMFPASSLKEQEVRAYRDIERQTMHKTLDEYLRICQRMGVQAEKVHIEMDNIEKGIVELVSERGIQRLVMGAASDRSHSRRMMDLKSKKAIFVCEQAPAFCRIQFICKGHLIHTRDLVQQVPNSEAEHPVLPRSQSVITPGQNQTSHRRELFRKVRSANDGAVGGIMHDSSPDNFEGFSTPPNRLGTDLSSDESDRLSRTRSPSALSVCSDSGAVDPMLSPNSVSEIAENVAELTLSHAIKEDLHSSPPSVLDGGMNDTIYDQLELAMAEAERATRNAYQETYRRGKAEKEAIEAMRKAKISESLYVEELNLRKRAEEELQKEKEQLQNMKIQRDKVKEELQLALDQKSSLESQIASSELMIKEYEQKIISAVDLLQSYKNERDELQVQRDEVLREATELRKKQGEASGTRTPQLFSEFSFLEIEQATNNFDQSLKIGEGGYGSIFKGMLRHTEVAIKMLHSDSMQGPLEFQQEVDVLSKLRHPNLITLVGACPESFTLIYEYLPNGSLEDRLVCKDNTPPLPWQTRIRIAAELCSALIFLHSSKPHRIVHGDLKPSNILLDANLISKLSDFGICRILSRREDSTDNTTECWRTHPKGTFVYMDPEFLASGELTPKSDVYSFGVILMRLLTGRPALGITKEVSYALETGKLKSLLDPLAGDWPFVQAEQLARLAMRCCEMNRKNRPDLYSDVWRVLDPMTASSGGTLSPSGLYQQTPSYFICPIFQEVMRDPHVAADGFTYEAEAIRGWLDSGHDDSPMTNSKLAHRNLVPNRALKSAIHDWLQSH
- the LOC112797465 gene encoding U-box domain-containing protein 33 isoform X1, which encodes MAVVSPVPATTQRMGSVRRVQEGEIVEEPNQAVVVDEPIYVAVSKEVKESKLNLIWAIQNSGGRRICILHVHVPATKIPLMGAMFPASSLKEQEVRAYRDIERQTMHKTLDEYLRICQRMGVQAEKVHIEMDNIEKGIVELVSERGIQRLVMGAASDRSHSRRMMDLKSKKAIFVCEQAPAFCRIQFICKGHLIHTRDLVQQVPNSEAEHPVLPRSQSVITPGQNQTSHRRELFRKVRSANDGAVGGIMHDSSPDNFEGFSTPPNRLGTDLSSDESDRLSRTRSPSALSVCSDSGAVDPMLSPNSVSEIAENVAELTLSHAIKEDLHSSPPSVLQDGGMNDTIYDQLELAMAEAERATRNAYQETYRRGKAEKEAIEAMRKAKISESLYVEELNLRKRAEEELQKEKEQLQNMKIQRDKVKEELQLALDQKSSLESQIASSELMIKEYEQKIISAVDLLQSYKNERDELQVQRDEVLREATELRKKQGEASGTRTPQLFSEFSFLEIEQATNNFDQSLKIGEGGYGSIFKGMLRHTEVAIKMLHSDSMQGPLEFQQEVDVLSKLRHPNLITLVGACPESFTLIYEYLPNGSLEDRLVCKDNTPPLPWQTRIRIAAELCSALIFLHSSKPHRIVHGDLKPSNILLDANLISKLSDFGICRILSRREDSTDNTTECWRTHPKGTFVYMDPEFLASGELTPKSDVYSFGVILMRLLTGRPALGITKEVSYALETGKLKSLLDPLAGDWPFVQAEQLARLAMRCCEMNRKNRPDLYSDVWRVLDPMTASSGGTLSPSGLYQQTPSYFICPIFQEVMRDPHVAADGFTYEAEAIRGWLDSGHDDSPMTNSKLAHRNLVPNRALKSAIHDWLQSH